A window of ANME-2 cluster archaeon genomic DNA:
GTAATCTTGTTTGTAAATACCTTCTCATTTGGTATCCTGACATACAGTCCTTCATAAGTTCTAATTATGGTCGAGACTGTGTGAATGTCCTCTACAAATCCTGAAGTTCCATCGATATCTACCTGATCACCGATCTTAATCGGTCTCTCAAACATCAGGAAAAGCCCGGAAACCAGGTTACCTACTATACTCTGTGTTGCAAAACCTATCACTATACCAATTATACCCCCTGCAACGAGTAAACCTGAAAGATCAATCTGGAGATCTTTGAGGCTAAATAATACAGCAATGACAATGATCGTGTAATAAGTAACTTTAATAACTATCTCCATAAGGTCTCTGCTCATCCTATCCTTTAGAGACCTTCTGAGGTAGATTACTACTACTCTGGCTATTAAGACAGCAATTATTAAAAATACTATTATCTTGAGAAGATCGAAACCGGTGACGTTTCCATAAATAACTCTATCCAGAACTGTGAAATTTCCATAAATAACTGTATCAAAAATCATATACCTTCTTCCATAAGAAACTTTGTTGCAATCATAGGAATCTTTATCGAGGTATAAAGTTCTAAGGACCTTTTCATCCCTTTCCCAAGATGAGAGCCGATAAAACCGATTTCTGCGACCTTCTTGCTCAAAATCTTCATATTCGCTTTCATAGAGACCATATCATCACTGTAGTAAATCTTCATTCCGTATGCATTAAAGACCGCTTTTGTTACTTCCACCCACCTCTTGGTTGTGTTTGTCATGCTAAGTTCTATTACCCCTTCGTAAACTGGATTTATATCAGGCATCGTGAAATAAACATCACTCTTCCAGTACTTGCATATAATACCACTTTTAACAGAACCATATAAAGTAAACTTCTGCTTAGCCAGAGAGAGAATATCAATGATCTGATAATCCTTTTTTCCATGCACGAAAACACCGATCTCGACTGGAAATTTTATAAAGATTATTTTTCTTGCCGTAGGTTCGATAAAAATTGATTTTTCAAACTCTATAAGGAGATATGGAGTCAGCTCTTTGGGCATGTGCAATGGCTCAATAGGATTAATAAGGACTTTACTGTTACTTGACAGAAAAACATTCTCTACTTCCTCATCCATGCACTTTCTTTTGTAAAAGAGACCTCCTTTATCCCTCTCAATAGAAAGAGAGATCCCTTCTCTTACAATACTCAAAGGAATATCATGTAAGCCGAAGATGCCAGGTACTTTCATTATTTATCTACCTCTCATAGCAAATCCCTCAATAATAGCGTTGAATATCTTTCTTCTTAGTACTATAATTATCTCCGTCTTCACTCTTAATTTCTCTGGATTAAAATAAGCTTCGTTCAGATAGAGCTCACGATTGATCTCCACCTGGATCCAGGGTATCTTATTTCGCCCGTAATGAAACTGTGAGATATACCCGCCGGAAAACGGATCATTTATTGCAATTTCGCCTTCATCAGCAAATGCATGCCTGAAAGATTCTGCCAATGCACATATCCACTCAGGAGGACAGGTTACAGGACCATTTTCCCTGAGCATTCCCTGGCCATCACCCCGATTGCTCAAACATATCAGTGGTCTGGGCTCTCCAGAGTTATCACTGATCGGTGGTGACCTGGGCAGCATACTATGACAGTCAAGAGCCAGTCTGATATTGCGACTCTCCAGGAGATCATCCAGCTTTTCGTGATATGGAAAGTAATATCTCTGTAATAATATATCGATAAGAGCAACGTCAGGAAACCTGCCTTTCTTATAGATAGGTGTGCCGTTTGTGGTCATGGTTTTTATAACACCATCCGGGTTTTGCAAAGGACGATCATCTGGAGCCCGGTTCACATCCACGATCGCCCTTGCGATGGGCATTTCGATGAAAGCCTCCACACTGTTCCTGAAATCGTATATCTTGCGGGTCAGGGAGTCACTATCATAGAAAATATCCCTTTTTGTAATATCAACCAAATCTTTCACTTCAGGCGGGATGATATCACCACCATGAGGTATGGATATTAATAAGGGATATCTGATAATTAGTACCCTCCCGCAGTTCCGTCCCTTCTGATTTCAGCTACTCCTTGAAAGCCAGTGTCATCATGCTTTTTCATTACTGCATGTATTTCGCCCAAATAAAATGAAAATGCTTCCCTTTTATCGATCCTGTAACCTTTCTGTTCAAAGAATGTTATAAGTTCTTCAGGAAAACGTTCTGCTTCAAGGCTTATCCGTCCTCCCAGCGAACAGTGCAGACGCGGGGCTCGCATAGCCTCACCAATCGATTGATGTTCATCAACTACATGGATCAAAAACTGGGCAATAGATGAAAATATCCGTTCACTGCCCGGACTACCGACTGCCATCCATATCTTCTTATTACAGAAAATTAGGGTTGGTGCTACCGTAGCCCATGGAACCGCATTCGGACGCAGATAAAACGGATGAGAGAATATCTTATATTCATAATCCTTAAGGTAATTATTATAAAGAAAACCAAGCCCATCTGCTGCAGCTTTACTCCCGTATGCCCTTTCGATCGACTGGGTCAGGCTGACTGCTGTTCCTGAGCTGTCTATTACTGATAGATGAGTGGTATCTCCTGATACTTCATCTTCAGTTTCGTGGATAGGCATATGTATTTCTGTTTCACGGGTGATTTTATGGATGCATTTATGGACAAAAGAGCGTTTGATCATATCCTTTTCTGCTACCTGGGGATAATAATTCGGATCAAAAGGTCTGTCTGAGCTTTCCAGCAGAGCATTTCTAAAAATCTCCACCAACAGCAGTGCCCTGTTGAATTCGTCTCTATTCAGGTGCCTGGATTTTATCATATTGATTGCCATCAAGGTGAACAACAGGCTTCTTCCTGCACTCGGTGGATGCATACTGTAAACGGTTAAGCCTCGGAATTTCCGGTGTAGAGGGTTGCGGATGATGGGCCATGGGATTAAAGCAAGGTCGTCATATCTGAGCAAACCGCCATTCTCACGCATATCTGCGTCTATCTGCTTGGCGATCGTTCCCTGATAGAATTCTTCTATACCCTTTTTGGTAAGTATCTTCAGCATTCTTGCAAGATCAGGCTGGCAGAACCTTTCTCCGATGGGATAAGGTTCTCCATCCTTTAGAAAGTATTTTTTACCTGATCCGTGCTCAACCCTGTCAAAGTTCTTTAGCTCGCGTTTCTGGAGCTGGTGCTGCAAAGGAGTGATCGCGTATCCATCCTCAGCTATATGGATAGCAGGTTCAAGTATCTGTTCCCACGGGAGTTTTCCATAATGTTTATTGACGTACCATAGAGTGGCAGGTGTGCTGGGCACAGTAGTAGCACGATAACCATAGGAACGATCATATTCATAAATAGCACCAATGTGGGCAAGTGATGGAGCCCTGGATGAGCCGTCAACTGCCAGTACCTTCCCATTTAAATGGATAAGCATCATGGTCTGTCCCCCCATACCACTACTCTGGGGCTCACAGACCCCAAGTGCTAAAGCCGCAGCACAGGCAGCATCTACAGCGTTACCTCCCTGCTTTAGTATCTCTACTCCGGCAGAAGTTGCATCAGGAAAGGCAGTAGAGACCATACCGTTCTCTGCCTTGGCACACTTGCCATCTTCAGTAGGCTGAAAGCCCGATTCAATCTCTTTCAAATCCATAATGTTACTTCCTCTGCCTGATATCATTCAGCAGCAGTGCAAGTAAAGCAGCTCTGTCCAGCAGGCTATGCCGCAATATATATTCTTCATTATCATGCGGGGCATCCCCGATAGGGCCAAGACCGTCTATCCTTGCAATATCCTGACGTACTGAACATATATCAGATGAACTCCACCTGTGCTCTTTGAGAACCCTTATGTCCAGTCTATTACCGATATCCTTCACACGCTGATAGAGCTCATCTGTTTTTTGATTATATGCCATAGGGAGCCGACGGATACCCCCTTCGATCTGGAAACGGGTTTTGCTGCTGTTCGTTTTCTTTATGATCTGATGTATCTTTTGATTGAATGCATCACCTTGTTCCTGGTTATCAAATCTCACACTCAGTGCTGCTTCACAATATGCACACAGGGTTGCAATACTCGATTTCATCTTCACTTTTCGAGGAATTACCACCCCACCATCCACCTCATTGGAAAGTCTGGTCAAACTTGTCAGCAGACTGCTAAAGGAAGCAGTTGCTCTGGCAACATCTCCTGCATTTTCTGCATTTATGAGATTCATCTGGCAGTTGTATACTGCAGCTCCTGAACGGGAGGTGATAACAGTTCCATCCAGGGATGCTCCGCTCAATCCTATCACAACCTCTGCCCTTTGCAGGATTTCCTGTATACTGTTGCTGGTATTCTTTCCATGAAAGGTATTATCGGTGGTCAGCAATATTCCTATCTTCATCTTTCTTAAAAGGCGGACAAATCGTAAGGCGCGTAATGCTGCAATCATCACTGCTAATCCGCCATTGCTGTCCCATACAGCAGTTCCATAAAGCTTTTGTTCAGTTTCATGGTAATGGCTCTGCCGTGTGAATGAAGTGGAATTATCCAGATGGCCAAGAAGCAGCACATCATATTTATTTTCATTTGAATTGCTGAACAGCAGGATGTTCCCAATTTCAACCATGGGGATGACCTGATGCGAAAAACCAAGAGGACTGAGCTGCTGCCAGATGAGTGTGCCAAGTTTATTGACACCCTCCACATTCCGTACATAGGAATTGATAGTGGTCATCTTTTTAAGCAGTTTTTCTATCTCCTCCTGTTTCATTCTTAGAAACCCGCGAATACGTATCGGCAATGGTAAGTGTTCTTTGCCATATCCAGTTATTTTTTCCTGGAATATTAAATTATCAGAAAAATATCTAACTGCTGCAACATCTACAATTCTATTTACCAATCTGGTATAGTCATAACCAGCAACTTTAGCAGCATTAACAAAAGAACCAGTGGGACCAAGACTTGCCATTGAATTGATCTCCAGCAAATAAATATTCTCATCCTCATCCATACGAATATCGACACGTGCAAAATCCCTGAGTCCTAATGCATTGAAAGCATCTTTACACATCCTGACCATTTCATCTGCCAGTTCCCGGGAGATCATTGCAGGACATATCTTTTCCCTGGGTTTTTCCTTTTTGTCATCTACGGTCTGTATAGCGTCCGGATCGTTTTCAAGATCGATCTCCAGAACCGGGAATGCCTCAGGATTGCCATTTCCTAATAACCCTACACAGAATTCCCTGCCACGGATGAACTGCTCTACCAGGGCTTGTTGTTTAAATTCCGAGATTACGAATTTAACTGCATCACGCAGGTCAGCTTCATTATACACAACTTTGATGCCATAAGAGACCGCCTCCATTTTGGGTTTTATAATGACCGGGTACCTGACATTACCCATATCCTCATCACCTGTGGAAAACACCCAATATTCAGGAGTAGGAATACCATTTTTCTGCAAAATTATCTTCGTGATCACCTTATCAAGGGCAAGTGAATGTCCTTCTGGCCCTGAGCCCACATAAGGGATTCCAACCATCTCCAGCATAGCCGGAAGATGTGTATAACGGCTTTCACCCTGGATACCATAAGCCATGTTGAAAACCATGCCCATTCGCTCGCCTTCGATTACACTGGGCATGAATTCTTTTAGCTTTTCAATAATGTACATATTCCCTTCGGCAATTCTGACATTATGCCCACTTTTTTCAAGTGCATAAGCAACTTTTTTGACAGTCTCCGGGTTGTATATCTCCTTGTTCTGCATACCGAACTGATTGATAACACCAGTCATATCCTTGTTATATATTATAGCAACCTTCATGATTTTTCCACTATGTGATTTTACTATGCTGTAAAATAGTTATTTACGATGTAATTGTCGGAAAAGGTCATAATCTTTCCCAAATCCACTTAATCTTCAACCCTAATTTTAGATTAACATCAAACGTTGCAACATTAATAACTACCAGATAAAATTGATTTTGGCTTTTTCTATTCTGCCACAGAGCACACTTAAGAGCACAGACAACAATTGATGATACAGTTAATTTTATAGTTTAACAAGTACCACTATTTAGAGGATGTATAAGATTCGCATACACGGTAGAGGAGGCCAGGGTGCAAAAAAAGCTGCCAAGATGGTAGGCCTGGCTGCTTTTAAGATGGGCAAACAGGTCCAGGATTTTGCATTGTACGGTGCAGAACGGCGCGGCGCACCTGTAATGAGTTTTGTCAGGATAAACGATGACCCCATACTGGAGCGGGGGTATGTGGACGACCCTGATGTGGTCCTGGTACTTGACAGGACATTGCTGGACCTGGTCAATGTGGCTGACGGGCTGTCTGAGAACGGTGTGCTGCTGGTGAACTCGGAACATGAACCTGACATTGACACGCCTGCTGAGGTAAAAAATGTGGATGCCACAAGTATTGCCCTTGATACTATCGGCAAACCGATATTCAATACAACAATGCTGGGTGCCCTGGCAAAATTCACGAATATCATTTCAATCGATGCACTGAACTGGGCCATTGAAGAAGAGCTTTCCAAGTATCCCAAAGAGCTGATCGAAGCAAATAAAACCGCTGTTAGAAAATGCTATGAGGTGGCAAAGTGAGGGAGGAAGATATACCTTATAAAGGGATTGAGGGTATTCCCATTATCAGAGAGCCGGGCAGTGCAGCAAAGGTCAACAGGGGTTCATGGAGACTGGTAAGACCAGTACATCATAGTGAAAAATGTACCAAATGCAAGATATGTTATATTTACTGTCCTGATGCTGCTATTAACTGGACTCCTGATGGTCCCGAAATCAACCTGACCTCGTGTAAGGGCTGCATGATATGTGCGGAAGAGTGTCCAACCGGTGCCATGACAGAAGAGAAGGAGGGAGCATGAAACAGACACTTGTTACCGGCAACGAAGCCGCAGCATGGGGTGCAAGGCTGGTCAGGGCCAAGTATATCCCAAATTTCCCTATCACGCCCCAGACCGAGTGTATCGAGACCCTGGCCCGGTGGAGTGCGGACGGGGAACTACCTGGAACTTATTTTGACAGAATGGAATCAGAGCATTCGGTCATGAGTGCGGCTGTGGGTGCGGCAGCCGTAGGAAGTCGGGTATTTACTGCGACTTCGTCCCAGGGGCTGTTACTGATGCATGAGGTGTTGTACATTGCGGCCGGGATGCGCCTTCCTATTGTGATGGCAACCATTTCAAGGGGGCTGGCTGCGCCTGTTACCCTGTGGTCAGACCACAACGATTTCCTTGACCAGAGGGATAGCGGCTGGCTCATGTTCCATGCAGAGAACAACCAGGAAGTGCTGGATATGGTGCTGCAGGCATATCGCATTGCTGAGGACCCGCGGGTGCTGCTGCCAGCCATGGTCAATATGGACGGATATGTGCTATCATTCACAGATGAACCCATCATCATCCCTTCACCTGAACAGGTGGAGGAATTCCTGCCAGGATATGATCCGGTCCATACAATAGCAAAGAACAGGCCTGTCACTGTGGGTCCACCGGTGCTGGATGAGTACTCGATATTCCGGGCGCAGAATCATGTGGCATCCCGCAATGCCCTCACGGTCATTGAAGAGGTACAGGATGATTTTGAGAAGATTTTCGGCAGGAGGTACCATCTGGTGGATGAGTTTATGCTGGAAGATGCCGAGCTGGTGCTTGTGACCCAGGGTTCCATGAGTACCACAGCAAAGGCTGCCATTCTGGAGATGAGGGATGAAGGTATCAAGGTAGGATTGTTAAGACTCAGGGTAATACGCCCGTGGCCCAATGAAGCAGTGGCCGGGGCATTGAAAGGTGCAAAGGCAATAGCAGTGATCGACCGCAACGTAGCACCGGGCAAGGGTGGTATCATGTTCCCGGAAATAATTGAAACGCTGTACAATCTGGACAAACGACCCATTGTGTCCGGTTTTGTGGTGGGATTGGGGGGAAATCCGCAGACAGAAAGTAAGGTAAAGGAGATCACCCATAAACTCATGGATGACTTGGCAACGGGACGTCCCAGGATGGAATGGAACGATCTGGAGGAGATCTGATGCAGGAGTTCAAGAGTTTAAAGGATATACCAAAACAAGATAATTTCACCGGCGGATCATCTGCATGTGCGGGCTGCGGCCCGTCCCTTGGTTTGAAACTTGCATTAAAAGTACTTGGTCTTGACACCATTATTATCAATTCTGCCGGGTGCATGACCTTGCTGCCCCTGTATCCCAACACACCGTTAAAAGCAAGCTGGATACATAATGCCATTGAGAATGCGGCATCAACTGCAGCCGGGGCCAGGCACGGCCTGGACAACCTGGGGAACGAGGATATGAATGTAGTGGTGTATGCCGGAGATGGGGCCACCTATGATATCGGCTTTGCTTCCCTGTCAGCAGCAGCGGCCAAGAACGAGCGCATCATCTACATCTGCTACAACAACCAGTCATATGGCAATACGGGTTTCCAGTGGTCAACGGCAACACCTTACGGCAGTGAGACCAAAACCACGCCAAGGGGGAAGGAAAATCCCACCGGGACTAATATTGTCAACAAGGACATGCTCAAGATCATGGGTGCCCATAGGGTATATGCAGCCACTGCATCCCTGGCCTATCCTGTGGATTTCCTGAATAAACTGAGCAGGGCAAAAGAGAGGGATGGTTTTTCATATATTGAACTATTGGGGGCATGTACTGCCGGGTGGAACTACGATCCCAGATTGACTATCAAGATATCCAAACTTGCTGTGCGCTGCGGAATGTGGCCCCTGTATGAAATAGAGCACGGGATGCTGACCCTGAACAAGGATTTCAGTGAACTTAAGCCAATTGATGAATTCCTGAAAATGCAGGGACGCTACCGGGCGCTGCCCCCGGATGGTGTGGACCGGCTTCAGGCGCTTATTAATGAGCACTGGGCTGAACTGAAGGAATATAACAAGCAGCGGTACGTTTAGTACATTCAGTATTTCAGTACGCACAATATTTCAGTTTGTTCAGTACGTTTAGTATTTCAGTACGTTTAATACAGGTTTTCAATCCGGAATGCGTATTTTAAATTTGCAGTGGTTGTG
This region includes:
- a CDS encoding mechanosensitive ion channel family protein, whose amino-acid sequence is MIFDTVIYGNFTVLDRVIYGNVTGFDLLKIIVFLIIAVLIARVVVIYLRRSLKDRMSRDLMEIVIKVTYYTIIVIAVLFSLKDLQIDLSGLLVAGGIIGIVIGFATQSIVGNLVSGLFLMFERPIKIGDQVDIDGTSGFVEDIHTVSTIIRTYEGLYVRIPNEKVFTNKITNYVANTARRFEYVVGIRYSDDADDAIEIIEDLIEEHPIALKDPSPTVFVDNLGDNAVNIIVRIWAPPTEWYDLKMEMLWKIKKDLEENGIEIAFPQRTVWFANELQKQEVS
- a CDS encoding DUF432 domain-containing protein, with the protein product MFGLHDIPLSIVREGISLSIERDKGGLFYKRKCMDEEVENVFLSSNSKVLINPIEPLHMPKELTPYLLIEFEKSIFIEPTARKIIFIKFPVEIGVFVHGKKDYQIIDILSLAKQKFTLYGSVKSGIICKYWKSDVYFTMPDINPVYEGVIELSMTNTTKRWVEVTKAVFNAYGMKIYYSDDMVSMKANMKILSKKVAEIGFIGSHLGKGMKRSLELYTSIKIPMIATKFLMEEGI
- a CDS encoding N-formylglutamate amidohydrolase, which codes for MRYPLLISIPHGGDIIPPEVKDLVDITKRDIFYDSDSLTRKIYDFRNSVEAFIEMPIARAIVDVNRAPDDRPLQNPDGVIKTMTTNGTPIYKKGRFPDVALIDILLQRYYFPYHEKLDDLLESRNIRLALDCHSMLPRSPPISDNSGEPRPLICLSNRGDGQGMLRENGPVTCPPEWICALAESFRHAFADEGEIAINDPFSGGYISQFHYGRNKIPWIQVEINRELYLNEAYFNPEKLRVKTEIIIVLRRKIFNAIIEGFAMRGR
- a CDS encoding gamma-glutamyltransferase, producing the protein MDLKEIESGFQPTEDGKCAKAENGMVSTAFPDATSAGVEILKQGGNAVDAACAAALALGVCEPQSSGMGGQTMMLIHLNGKVLAVDGSSRAPSLAHIGAIYEYDRSYGYRATTVPSTPATLWYVNKHYGKLPWEQILEPAIHIAEDGYAITPLQHQLQKRELKNFDRVEHGSGKKYFLKDGEPYPIGERFCQPDLARMLKILTKKGIEEFYQGTIAKQIDADMRENGGLLRYDDLALIPWPIIRNPLHRKFRGLTVYSMHPPSAGRSLLFTLMAINMIKSRHLNRDEFNRALLLVEIFRNALLESSDRPFDPNYYPQVAEKDMIKRSFVHKCIHKITRETEIHMPIHETEDEVSGDTTHLSVIDSSGTAVSLTQSIERAYGSKAAADGLGFLYNNYLKDYEYKIFSHPFYLRPNAVPWATVAPTLIFCNKKIWMAVGSPGSERIFSSIAQFLIHVVDEHQSIGEAMRAPRLHCSLGGRISLEAERFPEELITFFEQKGYRIDKREAFSFYLGEIHAVMKKHDDTGFQGVAEIRRDGTAGGY
- a CDS encoding M20/M25/M40 family metallo-hydrolase, with protein sequence MKVAIIYNKDMTGVINQFGMQNKEIYNPETVKKVAYALEKSGHNVRIAEGNMYIIEKLKEFMPSVIEGERMGMVFNMAYGIQGESRYTHLPAMLEMVGIPYVGSGPEGHSLALDKVITKIILQKNGIPTPEYWVFSTGDEDMGNVRYPVIIKPKMEAVSYGIKVVYNEADLRDAVKFVISEFKQQALVEQFIRGREFCVGLLGNGNPEAFPVLEIDLENDPDAIQTVDDKKEKPREKICPAMISRELADEMVRMCKDAFNALGLRDFARVDIRMDEDENIYLLEINSMASLGPTGSFVNAAKVAGYDYTRLVNRIVDVAAVRYFSDNLIFQEKITGYGKEHLPLPIRIRGFLRMKQEEIEKLLKKMTTINSYVRNVEGVNKLGTLIWQQLSPLGFSHQVIPMVEIGNILLFSNSNENKYDVLLLGHLDNSTSFTRQSHYHETEQKLYGTAVWDSNGGLAVMIAALRALRFVRLLRKMKIGILLTTDNTFHGKNTSNSIQEILQRAEVVIGLSGASLDGTVITSRSGAAVYNCQMNLINAENAGDVARATASFSSLLTSLTRLSNEVDGGVVIPRKVKMKSSIATLCAYCEAALSVRFDNQEQGDAFNQKIHQIIKKTNSSKTRFQIEGGIRRLPMAYNQKTDELYQRVKDIGNRLDIRVLKEHRWSSSDICSVRQDIARIDGLGPIGDAPHDNEEYILRHSLLDRAALLALLLNDIRQRK
- a CDS encoding pyruvate ferredoxin oxidoreductase; protein product: MYKIRIHGRGGQGAKKAAKMVGLAAFKMGKQVQDFALYGAERRGAPVMSFVRINDDPILERGYVDDPDVVLVLDRTLLDLVNVADGLSENGVLLVNSEHEPDIDTPAEVKNVDATSIALDTIGKPIFNTTMLGALAKFTNIISIDALNWAIEEELSKYPKELIEANKTAVRKCYEVAK
- a CDS encoding 4Fe-4S binding protein is translated as MEGIPIIREPGSAAKVNRGSWRLVRPVHHSEKCTKCKICYIYCPDAAINWTPDGPEINLTSCKGCMICAEECPTGAMTEEKEGA
- a CDS encoding pyruvate synthase, whose product is MKQTLVTGNEAAAWGARLVRAKYIPNFPITPQTECIETLARWSADGELPGTYFDRMESEHSVMSAAVGAAAVGSRVFTATSSQGLLLMHEVLYIAAGMRLPIVMATISRGLAAPVTLWSDHNDFLDQRDSGWLMFHAENNQEVLDMVLQAYRIAEDPRVLLPAMVNMDGYVLSFTDEPIIIPSPEQVEEFLPGYDPVHTIAKNRPVTVGPPVLDEYSIFRAQNHVASRNALTVIEEVQDDFEKIFGRRYHLVDEFMLEDAELVLVTQGSMSTTAKAAILEMRDEGIKVGLLRLRVIRPWPNEAVAGALKGAKAIAVIDRNVAPGKGGIMFPEIIETLYNLDKRPIVSGFVVGLGGNPQTESKVKEITHKLMDDLATGRPRMEWNDLEEI
- a CDS encoding pyruvate synthase subunit beta, with the translated sequence MQEFKSLKDIPKQDNFTGGSSACAGCGPSLGLKLALKVLGLDTIIINSAGCMTLLPLYPNTPLKASWIHNAIENAASTAAGARHGLDNLGNEDMNVVVYAGDGATYDIGFASLSAAAAKNERIIYICYNNQSYGNTGFQWSTATPYGSETKTTPRGKENPTGTNIVNKDMLKIMGAHRVYAATASLAYPVDFLNKLSRAKERDGFSYIELLGACTAGWNYDPRLTIKISKLAVRCGMWPLYEIEHGMLTLNKDFSELKPIDEFLKMQGRYRALPPDGVDRLQALINEHWAELKEYNKQRYV